The following proteins are encoded in a genomic region of Saccharopolyspora antimicrobica:
- a CDS encoding alpha/beta fold hydrolase yields MPSDEVALVNGLRVHYTTAGSGPGLVLLHGWPQTSHCWRKLIPELARTHTVIAPDLRGYGRTDKPRDGYDKRTMAADMAELVAALGFDSVSVVGHDRGARVAHRWGLDRPDQVDRLALLDIVPTREMWRLMNTEAGTAYWHWFFHLQPDLPERLVGNDVAGYLGYFFERWTVNRHGLETSAIEEYVRAFSAPGALRAGFDDYRASFPLDSEHDDADAEAGRKLTMPVLALWGSAGLPAKLPMREIWRDYAEHPTCAEIADCGHFLAEERPEQVLAHLREFLAPGR; encoded by the coding sequence ATGCCGTCCGACGAAGTCGCCCTGGTCAACGGCCTGCGCGTGCACTACACGACAGCGGGTAGCGGACCCGGGCTGGTCCTGCTGCACGGCTGGCCGCAGACCAGCCACTGCTGGCGCAAGCTGATCCCGGAGCTGGCCCGCACGCACACGGTGATCGCGCCGGACCTGCGCGGCTACGGCCGCACCGACAAGCCGCGCGACGGCTACGACAAGCGCACGATGGCCGCCGACATGGCCGAGCTGGTGGCGGCGCTGGGCTTCGACTCGGTCAGCGTGGTCGGCCACGACCGCGGCGCGCGGGTGGCGCACCGCTGGGGCCTGGACCGCCCGGACCAGGTCGACCGGCTGGCGCTGCTGGACATCGTGCCGACCCGCGAGATGTGGCGGCTGATGAACACCGAGGCGGGCACCGCCTACTGGCACTGGTTCTTCCACCTGCAGCCGGACCTGCCGGAACGCCTGGTGGGCAACGACGTCGCGGGCTACCTCGGGTACTTCTTCGAGCGCTGGACGGTGAACCGGCACGGCCTGGAGACCTCGGCGATCGAGGAGTACGTGCGCGCGTTCTCCGCACCGGGAGCGCTGCGCGCCGGTTTCGACGACTACCGCGCGTCGTTCCCGCTCGACAGCGAGCACGACGACGCCGACGCCGAGGCCGGCCGCAAGCTGACCATGCCGGTGCTCGCGCTGTGGGGATCGGCGGGCCTGCCCGCGAAGCTGCCGATGCGCGAGATCTGGCGCGACTACGCGGAGCACCCGACCTGCGCCGAGATCGCCGACTGCGGGCACTTCCTGGCCGAGGAGCGCCCCGAGCAGGTGCTGGCGCACCTGCGGGAATTCCTGGCGCCCGGGAGGTAG
- a CDS encoding M55 family metallopeptidase: MRILLSADMEGVTGVTWTDDVVPGTEQWQRFRRLFTGEVNACVEGLFTAGATGVLVNEAHSSQRNLLLEDLDERAVLLTGRHKPLSMMQGIESDVDGVVFLGYHARAGEEGVLSHTYLENSITGVWLDGRPAGEGALNAALADEHGVPVLLVTGDDRACAEAADYAPAAHTVVVKECVSRYAAICRPPARTAADIRSAAAESLRLAGRTAGDVRPHRIEVEFDAAHLAAAAAVIPTVEQVDVRRVGFDAPDMTEAMKAFKIVTTIAARAVQGIYG; encoded by the coding sequence GTGCGGATCTTGCTCTCAGCTGACATGGAAGGCGTCACCGGTGTCACCTGGACCGATGACGTGGTGCCCGGAACCGAGCAGTGGCAGCGCTTCCGCCGGTTGTTCACCGGCGAGGTCAACGCCTGCGTCGAAGGCCTGTTCACCGCCGGGGCGACCGGCGTGCTGGTCAACGAGGCGCACTCCTCGCAGCGGAATCTGCTGCTGGAGGACCTCGACGAGCGGGCGGTGCTGCTGACCGGCAGGCACAAGCCGCTGTCCATGATGCAGGGCATCGAGTCCGATGTGGACGGTGTGGTGTTCCTCGGCTACCACGCGCGGGCGGGCGAGGAGGGCGTGCTGTCGCACACCTACCTGGAGAACTCCATCACCGGCGTCTGGCTGGACGGCCGCCCGGCCGGCGAGGGCGCGCTGAACGCGGCGCTCGCCGACGAGCACGGAGTGCCCGTCCTGCTGGTCACCGGGGACGACCGGGCCTGCGCGGAAGCCGCCGACTACGCGCCCGCGGCGCACACCGTCGTGGTCAAGGAGTGCGTCAGCCGCTACGCGGCGATCTGCCGCCCACCGGCCCGCACCGCGGCCGACATCCGCTCCGCGGCGGCGGAAAGCCTGCGCCTGGCCGGGCGCACCGCTGGCGACGTGCGACCGCACCGCATCGAGGTGGAGTTCGACGCCGCGCACCTGGCCGCCGCCGCGGCGGTGATCCCGACCGTGGAGCAGGTGGACGTGCGGCGGGTCGGCTTCGACGCGCCGGACATGACCGAGGCGATGAAGGCGTTCAAGATCGTCACGACCATCGCCGCCCGGGCCGTCCAGGGGATCTACGGCTGA
- a CDS encoding ABC transporter ATP-binding protein → MSPILQLRDVSVTYRGAEEPAVRGVNLSLGEGETLGIAGESGCGKTTVAMSVLRLLPSSARIEGQVLLDGEDVREMTFGRLRAVRWASASVVFQGAMHALNPVRTIGEQIAEPIKLHGSGGEDLPARVAELLAQVELPADRANAYPHELSGGQKQRVMIAMALACEPRLVIADEPTTALDVVVQAQILELMRRLVAERGIALVMISHDLSVLSASCAQLAVMYQGRVVEHGAAQQVMTRPQHEHSKALADAFPTVGDPQFRLTESASRGAALLAAEDVAVDFTGRSGQVVHAVRGVDLAVEEKEIVALVGQSGSGKTTLARTLLGLQKPTRGAVRYGGVPLPTGTAGLRDYRRQVQLVLQDPTGALNPRHTVYEAVAEGLRIHGITDDERGRVTAALEAAELRPAEKFFGRLPQELSGGQRQRVVIAGALVLEPKVLVADEPVASLDATVRGEILSLLLRLRVERDLSTLVITHDLGLAWNIADRVAVMYRGELVEVGPVEQVLLDPQHDYTKTLLAAVPTVERRVA, encoded by the coding sequence GTGAGTCCGATTCTGCAACTGCGCGACGTGTCGGTGACCTACCGGGGCGCGGAGGAACCCGCGGTGCGGGGTGTGAACCTGAGCCTCGGCGAAGGCGAAACCCTCGGGATCGCAGGCGAATCCGGCTGCGGGAAGACGACCGTGGCGATGTCGGTGCTGCGGTTGCTGCCGAGCTCGGCGCGCATCGAGGGGCAGGTCCTGCTGGACGGCGAGGACGTGCGCGAGATGACCTTCGGGCGGCTGCGCGCGGTGCGCTGGGCGAGTGCGTCGGTGGTGTTCCAAGGAGCGATGCACGCGCTGAACCCGGTGCGCACGATCGGCGAGCAGATCGCCGAGCCGATCAAGCTGCACGGGAGCGGCGGCGAGGACCTGCCCGCGCGGGTCGCGGAGCTGCTGGCGCAGGTGGAGCTTCCCGCCGACCGGGCGAACGCCTACCCGCACGAGCTCTCCGGTGGGCAGAAGCAGCGCGTCATGATCGCGATGGCGCTGGCGTGCGAGCCGCGGCTGGTGATCGCCGACGAACCCACCACGGCGCTGGACGTCGTGGTGCAGGCGCAGATCCTGGAGCTGATGCGCCGGCTGGTGGCCGAGCGCGGCATCGCGCTGGTGATGATCAGCCACGACCTGTCCGTGCTCTCGGCCAGCTGCGCGCAGCTGGCGGTGATGTACCAGGGGCGAGTGGTGGAGCACGGCGCGGCCCAGCAGGTGATGACCCGGCCGCAGCACGAGCACAGCAAGGCGCTGGCCGACGCGTTCCCCACGGTGGGCGATCCGCAGTTCCGGCTCACCGAGAGCGCGTCCCGGGGCGCCGCGCTGCTGGCCGCCGAGGACGTCGCCGTGGATTTCACCGGCCGTTCCGGGCAGGTCGTGCACGCGGTGCGCGGGGTCGACCTGGCGGTGGAGGAGAAGGAGATCGTCGCCCTGGTCGGGCAGTCCGGATCAGGCAAGACGACGCTCGCGCGAACCCTGCTGGGCCTGCAGAAACCGACCAGGGGAGCGGTCCGCTACGGCGGGGTGCCGCTGCCGACCGGCACCGCGGGCCTGCGCGACTACCGCAGGCAGGTGCAGCTGGTGCTGCAGGACCCGACGGGAGCGCTCAACCCGCGGCACACGGTGTACGAGGCGGTGGCGGAGGGCCTGCGGATCCACGGCATCACCGACGACGAGCGCGGCCGGGTGACCGCGGCGCTGGAAGCGGCGGAGCTGCGGCCCGCGGAGAAGTTCTTCGGCCGCCTGCCGCAGGAGCTCTCGGGCGGTCAGCGGCAGCGCGTGGTGATCGCGGGCGCGCTGGTGCTGGAGCCGAAGGTGCTGGTCGCCGACGAGCCGGTGGCGTCGCTGGACGCGACCGTGCGCGGCGAGATCCTGTCGCTGCTGCTGCGCCTGCGCGTGGAGCGCGACCTGTCGACGCTGGTGATCACCCACGACCTGGGCCTGGCGTGGAACATCGCCGACCGCGTGGCGGTGATGTACCGGGGCGAGCTGGTGGAGGTCGGCCCGGTGGAGCAGGTCCTCCTGGACCCGCAGCACGACTACACCAAGACCCTCCTGGCCGCAGTCCCCACCGTCGAACGCCGCGTGGCGTAG
- a CDS encoding TetR/AcrR family transcriptional regulator has protein sequence MPQRGNRRELLADAAIEVLAREGGRGLTHRAIDREAEVPEGTTKNYFPTRSALYLAVARYLAARHTEALEALCSEIPADVSSEDITALYAAMLRRMATSARSQFLALFELHLEAVRNPDVRTALSAITEANVDTAVHLHSAVGRRISRRGAGLLDAGMLGVALSMLSLPEDLVSELGLDDADGLARALLALGSPHGGPALGVLRDAAG, from the coding sequence ATGCCGCAACGAGGCAACCGCAGAGAACTGCTCGCCGACGCCGCCATCGAGGTGCTGGCGCGGGAGGGCGGTCGTGGGCTCACCCATCGCGCGATCGATCGTGAGGCCGAGGTTCCCGAAGGCACCACGAAGAACTACTTCCCGACGCGCAGCGCGCTGTACCTGGCCGTCGCGCGCTACCTCGCCGCCCGGCACACCGAAGCGCTGGAAGCGCTGTGCAGCGAGATTCCCGCCGACGTCAGCTCCGAGGACATCACCGCGCTGTACGCGGCGATGCTGCGCCGGATGGCCACCAGCGCGCGGTCGCAGTTCCTCGCGTTGTTCGAGCTGCACCTCGAAGCGGTCCGCAATCCGGACGTCCGCACCGCGCTGAGCGCGATCACCGAGGCCAACGTCGACACCGCGGTGCACCTGCACAGCGCGGTGGGCAGGCGGATCAGCCGCCGCGGCGCCGGGTTGCTGGACGCCGGAATGCTCGGCGTGGCGCTGTCGATGCTGAGCCTGCCCGAGGACCTGGTCTCCGAGCTCGGCCTGGACGACGCGGACGGGCTGGCGCGGGCGTTATTGGCGCTCGGTTCGCCGCACGGCGGGCCTGCGCTCGGAGTGCTGCGGGACGCCGCCGGCTGA
- a CDS encoding uridine kinase: MRVRPVTPELLAAELVDRIEALPRRWARIAVDGAPAADTGDFADALVEPLRTRGREVIRIRMADYLRPASLRLEHGHHDPDSYYANWYDLRGLTREVLDPLSDSGNGRVLPALWDAAADRSPRLPRVQLPDRAVAVVDGPLLLGAGLPFDFTVHLWLPEAALNRRTPDEDSWTLPAFHRYAEEVSPHHLADYVVRVDRPGRPAVVDSLE; encoded by the coding sequence ATGCGAGTCCGACCCGTCACGCCCGAACTGCTGGCGGCGGAGCTGGTCGACCGCATCGAAGCACTCCCCCGCCGCTGGGCGCGGATCGCGGTGGACGGCGCCCCGGCCGCCGACACCGGCGACTTCGCCGACGCCCTGGTGGAACCGCTGCGCACCCGCGGCCGCGAGGTGATCCGCATCCGCATGGCCGACTACCTGCGCCCGGCGTCCCTGCGCCTGGAACACGGCCACCACGACCCGGATTCGTACTACGCGAACTGGTACGACCTGCGCGGCCTGACCCGCGAGGTGCTGGACCCGTTGTCGGACAGCGGAAACGGCCGGGTCCTGCCCGCGCTCTGGGACGCCGCAGCGGACCGCTCGCCCCGCCTGCCCCGCGTCCAGCTCCCGGACCGGGCGGTGGCCGTGGTGGACGGCCCGCTCCTGCTCGGCGCGGGCCTGCCGTTCGACTTCACCGTCCACCTCTGGCTCCCCGAAGCGGCCCTGAACCGCCGAACCCCCGACGAGGACAGCTGGACCCTCCCGGCCTTCCACCGCTACGCCGAAGAAGTCTCCCCGCACCACCTGGCGGACTACGTCGTCCGAGTCGACCGCCCGGGCCGCCCCGCAGTGGTGGACAGCCTGGAGTGA
- a CDS encoding ABC transporter substrate-binding protein — translation MRGSQVGRRFVALCAVLLAGLMVPLPAAAQEDGARPQGATLRIGLQQQIDSLNPFLGYTLASTDIFRSIYPTLTTYRAADFEVEPELAEKWETSPDKLTWTFHIRPGVKWSDGQPVTARDAAYTFNRMMTDPAASTANGNFVENFDTVTAPDEGTLVIRTKTPQATMLAIDAPIVPEHVWSKVTDVASFTNDQMPVVGSGPFVLTDYRPEQDVTLTANPDFWRGPAKVAQVQFIQFKNSDAAVQALRKGDVDVVQKLTPAQFDALAGESDIQQVKGQGRRFFEMILNPGAANSENEPIGTGHPALKDVRVRQAIDHAIDRQALVDRVMGGYAQVGGGYLPPIFGDYHWNPPQPRPFDLAEANRLLDAAGYPRGADGIRHTPQGEPLNFDFVLHGNRSEDIQVGEFVKRWLSELGIGVELQPVSDNQLNDRTTAGAFDMVISGWSANPDPDYVLRLQTCAARPSPSGGGNTDSFLCDQQYDDLYNRQLGEFDKAARVDLVNQAQARFYDQAAGLILFYQNSLEAYRTDRYAGFTMQPAQDGVIVAQQGYWGYYGAEPTEAAVNGTSGTDYSTVAWVLGGVVVLVGVVVALVFVRRRATADTRE, via the coding sequence ATGAGGGGGTCACAAGTGGGCAGACGATTCGTCGCGCTCTGTGCCGTGCTGCTGGCCGGATTGATGGTGCCGCTGCCCGCGGCGGCGCAGGAGGACGGTGCGCGGCCGCAGGGCGCCACGCTGCGCATCGGGTTGCAGCAGCAGATCGACTCGCTCAACCCGTTCCTGGGTTACACGCTCGCCTCCACCGACATCTTCCGGTCCATCTACCCGACGCTGACCACCTACCGCGCCGCGGACTTCGAGGTGGAACCGGAGCTGGCCGAGAAGTGGGAGACCTCGCCGGACAAGCTCACCTGGACCTTCCACATCCGTCCCGGCGTGAAGTGGTCCGACGGGCAGCCGGTGACCGCCCGCGACGCGGCCTACACCTTCAACCGGATGATGACCGATCCGGCCGCCAGCACCGCCAACGGCAACTTCGTGGAGAACTTCGACACCGTCACCGCACCGGATGAGGGCACGCTGGTCATCCGCACCAAGACGCCGCAGGCCACGATGCTGGCCATCGACGCGCCGATCGTGCCCGAGCACGTGTGGTCGAAGGTCACCGATGTCGCGAGCTTCACCAACGACCAGATGCCGGTTGTCGGCAGCGGGCCGTTCGTGCTCACCGACTACCGCCCGGAGCAGGACGTCACGCTGACCGCCAACCCGGACTTCTGGCGCGGCCCGGCGAAGGTCGCGCAGGTGCAGTTCATCCAGTTCAAGAACAGCGACGCCGCGGTGCAGGCACTGCGCAAGGGCGATGTCGACGTGGTGCAGAAGCTCACCCCGGCGCAGTTCGACGCGTTGGCCGGTGAATCCGACATCCAGCAGGTCAAGGGCCAGGGCCGGCGCTTCTTCGAGATGATCCTCAACCCCGGGGCGGCCAACAGCGAGAACGAGCCGATCGGCACCGGGCACCCGGCGCTGAAGGACGTGCGGGTGCGGCAGGCCATCGACCACGCCATCGACCGGCAGGCGCTGGTCGACCGGGTGATGGGCGGCTACGCGCAGGTCGGCGGCGGCTACCTGCCGCCGATCTTCGGCGACTACCACTGGAACCCGCCGCAGCCGCGGCCCTTCGACCTTGCCGAGGCCAACCGGCTGCTCGACGCGGCCGGCTACCCGCGCGGCGCGGACGGCATCCGGCACACCCCGCAGGGTGAACCGCTGAACTTCGACTTCGTGCTGCACGGCAACCGCTCGGAGGACATCCAGGTCGGCGAGTTCGTCAAGCGGTGGCTGTCGGAGCTGGGCATCGGCGTGGAGCTGCAGCCGGTGTCGGACAACCAGCTCAACGACCGCACCACCGCCGGCGCTTTCGACATGGTGATCAGCGGCTGGTCGGCCAACCCCGACCCGGACTACGTGCTGCGGCTGCAGACCTGCGCGGCGCGGCCGAGCCCGAGCGGCGGCGGCAACACCGACTCGTTCCTGTGCGACCAGCAGTACGACGACCTCTACAACCGGCAGCTCGGCGAGTTCGACAAGGCCGCGCGGGTCGACCTGGTCAACCAGGCGCAGGCGCGGTTCTACGACCAGGCGGCCGGGCTGATCCTCTTCTACCAGAACTCGCTGGAGGCCTACCGCACCGACCGCTACGCCGGGTTCACCATGCAGCCCGCGCAGGACGGCGTCATCGTTGCGCAGCAGGGCTATTGGGGCTACTACGGCGCGGAGCCCACCGAGGCGGCGGTCAACGGCACCTCGGGCACCGACTACAGCACCGTGGCGTGGGTGCTCGGCGGTGTCGTGGTGCTGGTCGGCGTCGTGGTGGCGCTGGTGTTCGTCCGCCGCCGGGCGACCGCCGACACCAGGGAGTGA
- a CDS encoding Imm1 family immunity protein, with translation MSNPAQVEPGPLEPPAVVFARLADVPVDALDKLIEATHEVYDDLNKVLGHPYWGDLVYHQGAAMKALKEARICLEGLRSEAVGARNTELGVTVTTAVVGGERFYAQVEDDKAELVEKVLRPPQPGAAHLYVWDRPHQDPEAPGPYLQVRIVTDPEDEVGVLNFTEESEDGEMTSWHTLNPEPSPEAPALPFDAGSTLKFPRNAVLPFRELRAALDEFTRTGQRPEAVQWQTARWGDL, from the coding sequence ATGTCGAATCCAGCACAAGTCGAGCCCGGCCCGCTAGAACCGCCTGCGGTGGTGTTCGCTCGCCTCGCGGACGTCCCGGTGGACGCCCTGGACAAGCTGATCGAGGCCACCCACGAGGTCTACGACGACCTCAACAAGGTGCTCGGCCACCCCTACTGGGGCGATCTGGTCTACCACCAGGGCGCGGCGATGAAGGCGTTGAAGGAAGCGCGGATCTGCTTGGAGGGGCTGCGCTCCGAGGCCGTCGGCGCGCGCAACACCGAGCTGGGGGTCACCGTCACGACCGCGGTCGTCGGTGGTGAGCGCTTCTACGCGCAGGTCGAGGACGACAAGGCCGAACTGGTGGAAAAGGTGCTGCGCCCGCCGCAGCCGGGAGCCGCCCACCTCTACGTCTGGGACCGGCCGCACCAGGATCCCGAGGCGCCCGGGCCCTACCTGCAGGTACGGATCGTCACCGATCCGGAGGACGAGGTCGGCGTCCTGAACTTCACCGAGGAGTCCGAGGACGGCGAGATGACGTCCTGGCACACCCTCAACCCGGAGCCCTCGCCGGAGGCCCCGGCCCTGCCCTTCGACGCGGGCAGCACGCTGAAGTTCCCGCGCAACGCGGTGCTGCCGTTCCGGGAACTCCGCGCAGCGCTGGACGAGTTCACCCGAACCGGGCAGCGGCCGGAGGCGGTCCAGTGGCAGACCGCCCGCTGGGGCGATCTCTGA
- a CDS encoding ABC transporter permease: MSDLLATVPDQAPSSAGRRRFARFLGGKVGGGLVSLFLVAVLGFFLFRVIPGDPVRTMTRGAPVTEQQIQVLRERFGLDQPLWKQFLDFLGNLLRGDLGTSYTYSRPVGDLILERIGPTVLLVGTATALAVVLGLWMGSRAAWRHGGAFDKTSTSVALTLWSVPTFWLGLIVLMAFGVGVGPIPGLFPVGGMSSPDTPPEFLPQLLDVAHHLVLPALTMVAVIYAEYLMVMRSSLLEEMGEDYLTTARAKGLREDLVRRRHAVPNALLPTVTLIFLRMGLVVGGAITVETVFSWPGLGLLTFEALRVPDLPLLQGIFIVLAGSVVVMNVLAELLYRVLDPRVRES; encoded by the coding sequence GTGTCCGATCTGCTTGCCACCGTCCCGGACCAGGCACCGTCCAGCGCCGGTCGCCGCCGGTTCGCCCGCTTCCTGGGCGGCAAGGTCGGCGGCGGCCTGGTCAGCCTGTTCCTGGTGGCGGTGCTGGGGTTCTTCCTCTTCCGGGTGATCCCGGGCGATCCGGTGCGCACCATGACCCGCGGCGCGCCGGTCACCGAGCAGCAGATCCAGGTGCTGCGCGAGCGGTTCGGGCTGGACCAGCCGCTGTGGAAGCAGTTCCTGGACTTCCTCGGCAATCTGCTGCGCGGTGACCTCGGCACCTCCTACACCTACAGCCGCCCGGTCGGGGATCTGATCCTCGAGCGGATCGGGCCGACGGTGCTGCTGGTGGGCACCGCCACGGCGCTCGCGGTGGTGCTCGGGCTGTGGATGGGCTCGCGCGCCGCGTGGCGGCACGGTGGCGCGTTCGACAAGACCTCGACCTCGGTGGCGCTGACGCTGTGGTCGGTGCCCACGTTCTGGCTCGGCCTGATCGTGCTGATGGCCTTCGGCGTCGGAGTCGGCCCGATCCCGGGGCTGTTCCCGGTCGGCGGGATGTCCTCGCCGGACACCCCGCCCGAGTTCCTGCCGCAGCTGCTCGACGTGGCGCACCACCTGGTGCTGCCCGCGCTGACCATGGTCGCGGTGATCTACGCCGAGTACCTGATGGTGATGCGGTCCTCGTTGCTGGAGGAGATGGGCGAGGACTACCTGACCACCGCGCGTGCCAAGGGGCTGCGCGAGGACTTGGTGCGCCGCCGCCACGCGGTGCCCAACGCGCTGCTGCCGACCGTCACGCTGATCTTCCTGCGGATGGGGCTGGTGGTCGGCGGGGCGATCACGGTGGAGACGGTGTTCTCCTGGCCCGGGCTCGGGCTGCTGACCTTCGAGGCGCTGCGGGTGCCGGATCTGCCGCTGCTGCAAGGGATCTTCATCGTGCTGGCGGGGAGTGTGGTGGTGATGAACGTGCTGGCCGAGCTGCTCTACCGAGTGCTGGACCCGAGGGTGCGGGAATCGTGA
- a CDS encoding ABC transporter permease produces MTATAGQIVRARRRARLAEAWRVFRADRGGLVGLVVLVVVGLLALLAPLLSDAGGLDVTRATGEPLQAPSGEYWLGTDESGRSVLLLTWWGTRVSLVVGLAAALLSVLIGALVGVLAAHFGGWTSRILLRFTDFFLVLPALVLAIALSTVLERGLWTIVLAIGVTSWPPTARMVRAQTLTVETRPYIERARALGAGHGHIIGKHVLPAVVPLVFANTTLAVASAIIAESTLSFLGLGDPSLVSWGSMLKSAMDTGAVTGGAWWYLLPPGLGIVVVVLAFTLCGRALETVFNPRLRGRR; encoded by the coding sequence GTGACGGCCACCGCCGGCCAGATCGTCCGGGCGCGCCGCCGGGCGCGGTTGGCCGAGGCGTGGCGCGTGTTCCGGGCTGACCGGGGCGGGCTGGTCGGGCTCGTGGTGCTGGTCGTCGTCGGCCTGCTGGCGCTGCTCGCGCCGCTGCTCAGCGATGCCGGTGGCCTGGACGTCACGCGCGCGACCGGTGAGCCGTTGCAGGCGCCCAGCGGCGAGTACTGGCTCGGGACCGACGAATCCGGTCGCTCGGTGCTGCTGCTGACCTGGTGGGGCACCCGGGTGTCGCTGGTGGTCGGGCTGGCCGCGGCGTTGCTGTCGGTGCTGATCGGCGCGCTGGTCGGCGTGCTCGCGGCGCACTTCGGCGGCTGGACCTCGCGAATCCTGCTGCGGTTCACCGACTTCTTCCTGGTGCTGCCCGCGCTCGTGCTGGCCATCGCGCTGTCCACGGTGCTCGAACGCGGGCTGTGGACGATCGTGCTGGCGATCGGTGTGACGTCCTGGCCGCCCACGGCGCGCATGGTGCGGGCGCAGACGCTGACCGTCGAAACCCGCCCGTACATCGAGCGGGCCCGCGCGCTGGGCGCCGGGCACGGGCACATCATCGGCAAGCACGTGCTGCCCGCCGTGGTGCCGCTGGTGTTCGCCAACACCACGCTGGCGGTGGCCAGCGCGATCATCGCCGAGTCCACGCTGTCGTTCCTCGGTCTCGGCGACCCGAGCCTGGTGTCGTGGGGCTCGATGCTGAAGTCGGCGATGGACACCGGCGCGGTGACCGGCGGCGCCTGGTGGTACCTGCTGCCGCCGGGCCTGGGGATCGTGGTGGTGGTGCTCGCCTTCACCCTGTGCGGGCGGGCGTTGGAGACGGTGTTCAACCCGAGGCTGCGGGGGCGGCGGTGA
- a CDS encoding CGNR zinc finger domain-containing protein — MGDWVHDGGRLCLDLVNTLRDRYRGGRELLVAPDALAEWLREVGLRAESSPAEAHVAAARELREAIDRAVNARAQGAVIAASDVELINAVARGENRAAVQLRLGAGGVVEAFRSEPQDPVRAALAEVAVDAIELLATDPFPRVAVCAFHLCGLRFLDTSPARNRQWCSMTRCGNRAKARQHYARRKGGS; from the coding sequence ATGGGCGACTGGGTCCACGACGGCGGCCGGCTCTGCCTCGACCTGGTCAACACGCTGCGCGACCGGTACCGCGGCGGCCGGGAGCTGCTGGTGGCGCCGGACGCGCTGGCCGAATGGCTCCGCGAGGTGGGGCTGCGCGCGGAGAGCTCGCCCGCCGAGGCGCACGTGGCGGCCGCGCGAGAACTCCGCGAAGCGATCGACCGGGCTGTGAACGCCCGCGCGCAAGGCGCGGTCATTGCGGCATCCGACGTGGAGCTGATCAACGCGGTGGCACGCGGCGAGAACCGTGCCGCGGTGCAGCTGCGCCTCGGTGCGGGCGGAGTCGTCGAGGCGTTCCGCTCGGAGCCGCAGGACCCGGTTCGGGCGGCTCTGGCGGAAGTCGCCGTCGATGCGATCGAACTGCTGGCCACCGACCCGTTCCCGCGAGTGGCGGTCTGCGCCTTCCACCTATGCGGACTCCGCTTCCTGGACACCTCACCGGCCCGTAACCGGCAGTGGTGCTCGATGACCAGATGCGGCAACCGGGCCAAAGCCCGCCAGCACTACGCCCGCCGCAAAGGCGGTTCCTGA
- a CDS encoding S66 peptidase family protein — MSMRELRRPPRLRSGDTVAVVAPAGPVPEELLDAGLAHLRAWGLQPRVGKHVRDRHPGLDYLAGTDADRAADLQEAWCDPDVSAVLCARGGYGSMRVLDHLDWAEMAAAGPKVFTGSSDITALHDAVATQLGLVTVFGPMVATKAFAEDAAAREHLRRTLFQPESVTILTRSTADALVRGRARGTTYGGNLSIVAASLGAPDAPTPPERGIALLEDITESPYQLDRFLTQLLRAGWFDHAAGIALGSWTECGPLDAVRAVMSDRLGGLGVPILWELGFGHCTAQRTVPLGVAAELDTDAQRLSILKPALL; from the coding sequence ATGAGCATGCGCGAACTACGTCGCCCGCCGAGGTTGCGCAGCGGTGACACGGTGGCGGTGGTCGCCCCGGCCGGGCCCGTGCCCGAGGAGCTGCTCGACGCCGGGCTCGCCCACCTGCGCGCCTGGGGCCTGCAGCCGCGCGTCGGCAAGCACGTCCGCGACCGCCACCCGGGATTGGACTACCTGGCGGGCACCGACGCCGACCGGGCCGCCGACCTGCAGGAGGCCTGGTGCGATCCGGACGTGTCCGCGGTGCTCTGCGCGCGCGGCGGCTACGGCAGCATGCGGGTCCTGGACCACCTCGACTGGGCGGAGATGGCCGCGGCGGGCCCGAAGGTGTTCACCGGCTCCAGCGACATCACCGCCCTGCACGACGCCGTCGCCACCCAGCTGGGCCTGGTCACGGTGTTCGGCCCGATGGTCGCCACGAAAGCGTTCGCGGAGGACGCCGCCGCGCGGGAGCACCTGCGCCGCACCCTGTTCCAGCCCGAGTCGGTCACCATCCTGACCCGCTCCACCGCGGACGCCCTGGTGCGCGGGCGCGCCCGAGGCACCACCTACGGCGGCAACCTCAGCATCGTCGCGGCATCGCTCGGCGCTCCCGACGCGCCGACGCCGCCGGAGCGCGGCATCGCGCTGCTGGAGGACATCACCGAATCCCCCTACCAGCTGGACCGGTTCCTCACCCAGCTGCTGCGCGCGGGCTGGTTCGACCACGCCGCGGGCATCGCGCTCGGCTCGTGGACGGAGTGCGGGCCGCTCGACGCGGTCCGCGCGGTGATGTCGGACCGGCTGGGCGGCCTGGGCGTGCCGATCCTGTGGGAACTCGGCTTCGGCCACTGCACCGCACAGCGCACCGTCCCGCTCGGCGTCGCCGCCGAACTCGACACCGACGCCCAGCGGCTGTCGATCCTGAAACCCGCCCTGCTCTGA